A region of the Stieleria neptunia genome:
CCACTCTCACGCGATTCAACTTTGAACGCCATTCCCAGGTTGAGAATTCCATCGTCAAGCTGGTCTGGTACAATCGCATCTCGGTTTAGTTGCTCTGCGAAACCGTCTCGGAATGTCAACCCGACCATTGCGTGCATGTGACGACCATCGGGTCCGCCAGTGATGGCAAGGGCAAGTCGGTCAAGATCACTCGTTTCCAATGAGTGGCCGGACCACTGTGCTACCCCAGAGACAACGCGACGAAGCATTGCCAATTCAGAGACGTTGGTCGCATGTCCCATTCCGTTTTCAAACTCCAGACCGATGGTCAGGGTGATAACGTTCTGGTCCCGATCAACCTCGACGGCTATATCGTTTTCGATTTCTTCGACCGTCGGATAGCTTTCGGGAAGTTCGCCAACCGAATGGAGTACAGGTGACAAAAACCGAAAGTGAATCTCGACTACATCGAACTCTTTTTCCTCGGCTATCGGTTGCACGACGGGGACTGTTCGCCGCAGCCAAGTGAGCAACATCTGGTAGCGTTCGTATCCAACTGAACTACGTGGCTGGTCACACAAGACGAACCACCAGTGTGAATCCTGGGTGACGTAGACCGATGCTGTTTCGGCTTCCGTCATTCTTAGCGCAGTATATGTCGGCGCGAGGCACGCAAAATCGGAAATGTGAGCGACTGATCGCCGAACACGCATCGCAGTCCCGTCGGCACGGGTAGCAAGCCGCATGTCAGTGCGCTGGTGAGAAAAGGCTCGCAAGTCAGCCACGAAGTCTGGCGCAATCGATACGTTAAGGGGTTTGTTCCGGGCATCCTTTGGCATCTCAGCATGGGGGACAACATTTCCGTGCTGATGACGAACGAAGGCGACGAAATTCGCAAAGTCAATGTCTCCGCTAAACGTGACTCCCAGCTTTTCAGCTTTGTCTTTCGCACGAAGTATCTTCAATAGGTAAAATGCGTCGATTTCTTCCGTCCTCGACATATGCACCAAATCATCTACATCGACAATCTCGACCTGCCAGTTTTGGTCAGGTCGATCTAATTCAGGAATGTAGAGCTGTCGCCCAAACCCGCAAGTCACAATCAACGTGAGTCCACATTCGTAACGGCTCGTCACTTGAGCTTCTGTCAAACAACTACTTATCTTTTCCTTCAGCACACGGCTGAGCTTGGGATGGGTTGGCCAAGGACCTACGGTATCGGTTTTTTCAATCGACTCGGTGTTGTCAAAGAGAAACAGTACCTGTGCGAACTCACCACCTTCCTCTTGCAGCCGAAGTTCAGCGAGTGGACCAATCTCTGAGTCTTCAAATACGATCGGATTCTGTTTATCAGCACCAAATACTCTTTCTTCGGTCAGCCAGCGCGAATAGCTTCCCACCAACGCTTTGGCAAAAGTCGACAGCATTTGGTTGCCAATTGCAAAGCGTACAACGAACTCTCGGATAGCGACGCCAACTGCAGTAGGCATCGCCAGCACAATGTCCGACTCAGATGCCGCCAATGGATATCGCTGCATCGGCGAACTTGCGATGGGGGCCTTCGAGGCATCCATCATCCGCTTCGGCAAGGAAATGAATGGTCGAAGCGAATCTCGACCGATGCCGAGTGAATTCAAATCCTCCTTGGAGAAGCAAACCACGCTAGGGGAAACCAAGTCATAGTCTCTAAGCTGCTTTGTCGGCTTACCACTGTTAACGTGGTTCGGCGCAAGACTGGCGCGCGCGCACGCGACCTGAGAAAGGGTCAGTAGAGCATTGACACATGCTTTGAACTCGTCGAACCGTCCATCGTTAGGCATTGTTTCAACGATCCAAAGAACTCGTTGCAAGTTACAAGCGTTCGCACGCCAGACGCCGTTCAACACACAGAAATTCTGGCCTTGAAACCAAACGGTTCCAGCCTGCACGTCGCCAGGTGAATCCGCAAAAAGCGTGAGGGACGTATTGGCCAAAGCGTCGAACAATAACTTCAAATCGTCCGCTGAGGCCGGAGAACCGCCAGTCGACTTCGTCATCGCTATTTGAACCATCGCCTCAATTCGCACGACACGTGAGTGAAGTGAGGGCTGATAAAACAAAGAGCCGCAGTGCGCAGCCAGCGAAGCTGGGTCTAGATCTGAGATCGCTTTGACAACGTCCGAGGCCTGTGCGGCCAACTCATCTGGGGTAGGCTCAACGAGTTCAGATGCGAAGGTGTCGTCTGCTAAATCAAACATGTGTCTTGTGCATTGAGGGATTGCTTGCCGCTACAGACACAGCCGACCACCCAATGTTCACACTTGCCCCTATCGAGTTCGCCACCAGAATCGCGACGGGCATTGTGAAAAGGTCGAAACGCTCGATCCTTTCGAGCGTGAATACGGCTTCGGAAACCAAACCGAACCTTCGGCGTCGATGGTCGACGATGTGCGGAAAATGGGTGTGCATCCATTTGTAAGTCTTCTCCAAAGTGCTTTCCTGCACGGCGGACCGCTTCAAGTCGAGTTTGCTCATCAGCTTCCGCTTTGGCAGCAGCCTTGCCCGCTTTACTCTTTTCGTAGAAGTGCATTTCGATAAACAAGTTGTAGTCGTCGAAACCCGCTTCCGCAGCAACGTGTTGCAGGTACTCTTCCTCGAAGTCTTCGATAACCCCATCTGCCATGGCTTTGTCGAAGCCCTTAGTCGACATCCGGTTCACCACAATATAACGTGAACTCGGAGTCAGTTTCACTGCGAAAATAGCTATCACCGGCCTTGCTTTGCACCTGAAGGATTCGTGCTCCGACGCGAGAAGTTACGTCGTCGTGTAGTTCAATGAATCCGTCGATTCCGGCCTCAAGGCCTTTTGGCGTCCACAGGTGCCCCATGTCAGATACCACGCGGTGGATCAGTGCAATACCACGATTCCCAGTGATTTCTCTCTTCGCAATGTTCTTCTTTTTCGACAAGCCGTGCCCTTGATCATTGCCATGCCGCCACTCGCTGCGTGCGAGTTTAGATTCTAGCCGCTCGACTTGATTACGGTAATCGGCCCGGCACAAAAACTTCGCTTCGAGGGAAAGGGTGGGCAGCAATCGTATTTGCTGGAGTTGTGTCTGACTCCGCGATCCTATTCGATCTTGTTGTCTTCCACTTTGTTCGCATGACCCGCGCGCTACGGCGGCCGACTTCGGAGGTGCCAGTTCAGCTCACTTGGTCAATGAATCAGGAGCGACACCCGTCGTCTTCAACGATTCTCCTGTGAGAACTGCAGAATCCACGATCCGGAGCAAATCGCTAAGAGTTGATTCCAGCGTTAGGAAACGACAGAATGTGGTGGTCGTTACTACACAGTGAGGGATTCAGATGTCGAGTGAGCGTAGCAGGCGAAGATTCGTTGGAGAGTCTTTCGGCGTCCTTACCGCAACCGCATTTGGTGCCAAATCAGACCACGCTTGGGCGGGACCGCTCGATAAAAAGCGCGTTGCTGCGGTTCAGATGCATGCTGATTTGGGGGATGTCAATGCCAATATGAGGAAGGCTTCGAGATTGGCCAACAAGGCGGTCGACCAGGGGGCAAAAGTTGTCGTGCTTCCTGAGTTTTTCACCTCTGGACTTGGATTCCATCCTGCCGTATTGAATGCGAGTAGGCCAATCGATGGTGCACCCCAAAAGATGTTGTTGGATGTCGCCAGGCGGGGTGTTTGGGTCGGTGGATCCTTTCTGGCGGAGAGTGGCGGTCACGTCTACAACACGTTCATGCTCGCTTTGCCAGACGGCAGAGTCTTCACCCACGACAAGGATTTTCCCACGGGCGCGGTTGAGCAGCATCTTTACGCAGGTGGCGACGACGAGCAATTCGTTTCTCTTCTCAAGCGGAACGGCCAACACCCATTGCAACCACCTGTGCCGAGTCGTTCAGACAACAACCCGGATGGAGTTTTTCGAGTCGGAAATACCTGCGTTGGTGCGGCCATGTGCTGGGAACTCGTGCGGAAAAACACCGATAGACGACTATTGAAAGGTCGCGTCGATCTGATTCTTGGCGCTTCGGGCTGGTACGGTCTTGAGCCCAAGTCAGCAGTTGACGCGCTGGGTGGGACCGAAAACAGCTGGACGAAGAACCTCGAACAGGGACGTGCGGAGGTATCGGAAGCCCCGAGCCGGCTCGCGAAGATGACCGGCGCTGCCGTGATTCACTCGAACCTGGTTGGAAACAATTGGGCGCCCCGCTTTCCATCCGGCCAAAAGCAGATATGTCGACAATTCTATGGCGAGAGTCAGATCGTCGAACGCGATGGGACGGTGATTCAAAAGCTGTCAGGTGACGCTGGGGAAGGAGTCGTAGTTGACGAGATCACTCCTGAGCGGATCGAACCGCCCATGGCGATCGGCGACGGCTTCTGGCATATCGACATGACACCGCAGTTGCAAGCCTTTTGGTACGACAGCTTTGGACGCGACTATTACCTGAAAGTAACTTGCCCACAGCGTGAGTTGATGCGTCGTCGACAACCCTAGAGTTCTCGGGAAGTGAAGCCAATGTTTAGCTCTCGTTTAGCGGTTGGCTACCTGCACCGGTGGCCGACGCCGGTGCAAATTCGGGTTGAGATAGCAGTCTGAATCGAGCAGCGTTCGTGGCCAAGGACGAACCGTCATGGTGTATTTGGACATCCGCCCCAAACTGCATCGGATTCGTCGTCCGACGCAGATTAGCAGTGTCACTTGCAATTGGACCTAAGGCTATTGGGCATGCCCGTTTATCGGTAATGGCGCATTGATTTGTGGAGCTTGAACGTCATCGTTTGAGGGCAATCGAATTGTTAGGTTATGACGGATAGTGAAATAGCCCAATCGCGAGCGATTATTTGCTGTCCGGTTCGTTGAGTAGCACACATTTCACTGCTACCCTCTGGCATGGGTGTGTTCGATGTGTTGCGTGTCGCTCTCGGGGTGTGCGTTGCCCTGTTCGTCGTATTGTCTCCAGCGATACGTCGTCACGTCCGTGCGAGAACTTATCGACGTGGCCGCACTCGAGTTGCGACCAAGAAGAAGGCGGGTGCTTTGAAAGAAGGCGGCCTGCGGTGGGGAAACGAGTATTTGCCCGAGTCAGCCGCGACGAGTCATTTTCTCGCGGTTGGAACCACGGGGGCGGGAAAGAGCCTGGTTCAAAAGCGGCTAATGCGTGGACCTCTCAAGCGAATCGCTCCGGGAACGGACTCTCGAGCAATCATCTTTGACGCAAAGAATGATGTCGCTGCGTTCCTTCGTCACCAGCATGTGAGTTGCCCGGTCTACACCCTGAATCCGTTCGATGCTTCCAGCGAATACCCGATTGCGGTCGCCTGGGATATTGCCGCCGACATTACCTCACCTGCTCGGGCGTTGAACCTCGCAACGTCTCTCATTCCGGGCGAAAAGGGTGGGAGCAATCAATACTTCACGGACGCCGCGAGACAAGTTGTTGCGGGCGTCATCGAGTCGTTTATCAAGCACTCTGGAAGCCGTTGGACGTTCTCCGACTTGGTTTATGGATGTCTCTCGGAAGAGCGAATCAAAGAGCTTCTCTCGCGAGACGAATCGGGCCGGGATGTGTTGTCTGGGTTCCTGGGTGACGAAAAAACCGGCTACCAAGTAGCAACTACCGTGTTCTCAAGAATGAGCTACTTCAAGCCCGTTGCGGCACTTTGGCAGAACGCAGAGCAGAAGCTTTCCATTCGGCGGTGGCTTCATTCGGAATCCGTTCTCCTCCTGGGTGCGAATGCGACCACGAAGACTTCGCTTGACGCGATCAACGAGCAAGTGTTTCGGGTGTTCGTGGAAGAAGTCGACGTTCAATCGAATTCGAAGACGCGGCGAACCTGGGTGTGGATGGATGAAGCACGGCTCTCGGGCTCGATCGTTTCCAAGTCTGATTTGTTGCCCTTTTTGGCGGTCAAAGGTCGAAGCCGTGGAGTGTGCTTGGTTGTTGCGTTCCAGGACATCGAGGGACTCCGAGAAGCGGCGGGGGAGCGAGTCGCGAATGAGCTCGTGGCTCAATTGTCGAACAAAGCTTTGCTTCGGGCTGAATCCGATGGGACGGCCACCTGGTCATCAAAGCAGATTGGGCAGGCCGAAGTCTTGGAGCATCACACTTCGGATTCATCCGGGTTTCGGCAAAGCGTCTCCGCTCAGCGGGTTGTCCGAGATGCCGTGCTTCCAAGCGAGTTCTTCAACATTCCTCCATCCAGTCGAGAGAACGGCGTGACGGGGTACTTTCTCTCACCGCACTTCGGAGCTCAGAAAGTGACGATACCAGGGCACAATATTGACCCGGTTGTGGTGCCTGAACACGTGGAGCAGCTCTATGCAATCACTCTTCAGCCGGAGTCAGCTCAGTGGCTCGCGAACTGGAGTCCAAACGACCGTGAGCGTCTTGGGCTCAGCCTAGAGGTCGAGATTGCGGGCGAGAGCGGCGAGGTTCATAGGCGTCGAAAGAAGGCGAAAATCAGAGTGAATCACGGCTTCGGGAAACTTCAGATGCCACGGGCCAACACGTAACGCGTTAATGGGCAACACTTTACTGCGCATCGCTCACTCTATACGAAGTAAGAATAGACGACAATCGAAAACCTCTGATGGGGAGCTTAGGACGGCGGGTGTGAGAACGGACCAAGCGGCTTCGCGCGGGTCTTTTCCGACGAAATTCTCCAACCACAGCTGTTGCGAAATGAAGTAGGATAAATACCCGGCGCAGGCACCGGAGATTTACTAGTTATGTCGCATGAATGAACACGCAACTGGAGGTTCAAATGAAGAAACGCACATTCGTCGTCCTCACACTTTACCTGCTTTGGACGTCGCCGACGTTCGCTGACATTGTCGTTTTCGACGAAACAACCGACACGGTCGCCGTCAATGCGTTCCCCAACATGTCCATCGCTGCGACAATTGAAGCAGTTGTTAGATTTGACACGTCGCAAGTCGGACAGGGAATGATCTACAATCAATGGCGGCCAAACCAAGAAGACAAGCAATTCTCCTACAACGCGTCATTAGATTCGCTTGGGGGTTTCTTGAACATTGGCTCTCCTTCCCTCCTCAGCGGCCCAGTAGGTCAAGACATTTGGCGGCACATCGCCTATGTGTACGATGGCGCTGAAGAACGAATGTACTTAGACGGGCAATTGATCGGTTCTCAATTATCGTCCGGAAACATCCCAGATGGAACTTCGTCTCGGCAAACGGTCATTGGCGCAATCGACCGTTCAACTGCTCCGCCGGACACGTTTCGGAGCAGCTTCATAGGTCAAATGGAGTCTCTTCGAATATCTTCCGTCGCTAGGTATTCGGGCACTACGTTCTCACCTCATTCCGGAGATTTTTCTGTTGATGCAGATGCGCTCCTGATCTACAACTTCGACGAAATGCCAGGATCAACTTCGATCACTGATTCGGTAGTTGGCGCAACTGGAACTTTTGGCGTTGGATTTGCCGGAGCAACTAATCCACACATCATTGCTGCTGTACCGGAACCGGGCACGATGCCGCTACTTGTGTTTGGCGTACTGGCGTTGTATTCCCGCCGCCTGAGGTTCACACGCGACATAAAAACAGGGTTGAACCTGAGCCGAAGCCCAACGTCCGATAAGTGAATTGCGGTTGTATTCCGAACTCAATTTCGGGCAGGTGGATGCGATTTGTTGGTTAGGAAACCGCACTTGTTGCAGAGAAACTTGTCCATAGCAGCAACAACCACTATTTCGCAGGTTGGACAGTACGGAAGGTGCTCGAAACCGGTGCCATCCGGTTTCCAAAGAACCCCGTTCTTAGAAACGAACTCGGTTACTTTCGTGAGTTGAGCGACATTCGCGTCAGCAATTGCAAGTCTGTCTCTTAGGGACGCAACTTCGCTAGCGAGGTCGTCTCGCTCGGATTGCAATTGGCCCAATTGCGTTTTGAGCAATTCGAGGTGCGTTTTTTGAATCGCCGCACTGCCATGCTCAGTGATGAGTTTCTCTACCAGTGCAAGGGGATTCAAAGACACGGGATTCCATCCGAGATTCGATGTACAAACAGCGGCGTCAAAACACCTGTGCTGCAGCGTGTGGCTAGCGTAGCCCACGACGTTGAGAATATAGCATCGGGAGGTCGTGCATTCCACCGCCGCCGGTCCTGCCGAACGACACCAACCGCGAGAGGATCTGATTTGACTGATGGCGGGTCTTGCCGTCCGATATCGGGCCTTGGGTTGTATTGTGCCGTCACAATAACCGCAGTCCCTGCCGTTTTGCGTTTCAGTGGCAGCGACCTTGGACAATTCGAGAATCGCTCAAGTCAACTCCGGGTCACGTTTCGTTTCCGTCACCAATTGGAGCGTAGTAGACGTAGACAGCGGCGGTAGCATATCGCTTGTCATCGTCGTTGTGCACTAGATGCCGGACATCAACAACTTCCTGAACGTCACCTTTGAAGGCTTCAATGGTCTCACCGATTCGCGGAACGACTGGAAGTCTGCAAGCGATGTTCTTTGCATTCTCAGTCGTATCGACTAGTTCAACGTAAGTTGACGAACCAAGGAAATTTGGTTTCATGTCCAAGCTCGGATTTGCCGTTCGGACATACGAATAGTCTTCGTCGGCCATCGCTTGGATAGCGTCGGAAAAATTGCCTGAGTGCTTGCACACATCAATGTACCGCAGGAACTTCGATTCGCTCAATTCTGCTTGTCGGAGTCGTTGTCGAACGTCGTCTTTGCTTGGCGAGAGTCTTTCATGTTCGATATCGTTGAGTATGTCGTCTATGGTTTCTCGATCAGCCTCGGAAATCTGCTCTGACAAAAACTCATTCACGTCGGCTTCGATCCCTTTGCAAACTCCGAGCACTTTGTTTTCATCTAGGTCGAAGCGTCCAGCCCACTTTTGTAGAGCCAAAACTTCTCCAAGAATCGTTGACAGCAATGCTTGCGCTTTCTCATCCTGATTCACGTCAGTTCTCCAAAGGATATTGATTGCCAGGGTGACAGTCACCGCCAGCAATGCGTAAAGGTAAGCAAATCTTATTCCGAACATGGTTCCGCACAATCACCATGTCATGTTACGTATCCCTAAACGATTTGCCCCGGCTTACAAATTAATGAAACCGGAAAGTCGTGCCATTGGCTTAGCAGGTTACGGTCCGACAAACGGAAGATTGTTTCAAGTGCCAACCCTTTGTCGGACGGTGAACGCGTTTCTTCTTGAAATGGGAATTTGAATTAGCGTCTCTCACTTTCCGCTGAAACAAATTACAGCCGCACAAACGCACACCGAATCAAAATTTGCAAGCCATCAGGAAAAAATGGCCCACGTGCGGGTTGGAGGCAGGCTTCAACAAGATTCCAATGCGTGGCCATGTCACACAATGGGAGAAACACAATCGCGTCATCGGCGAGTTGTGCGTCCTTTTGATGCTCTGCCACGGGATGTGTTGAACGCCTTGAACAAATAGTGTTCGAGCACTTCGGAAAACGTGACGTCGTCACGCTCGGCGACCTTCGAAAGCAGATGATGTGCTTTCTTCGAAATCGTGATCGTGTGTTGTTCGTCGTAGTGTTCCGTTCGGTAACGCCGCTTGCGGATCGCGGTCTTCAGTCTCTTCCACTCTTCGCTGCCGAGATAGGTTTCACACCAGGCGTTAACCGCCGCCGCCCGATCGACTCGCGATTTGACATCCGCTGCCGCTGTAAAGCCACGCTCGACATTCTCAAGCGAAATTGAATCGACAAATTCGAATCCTGAAGCCTGCAACCGCCCGCGGATGTAGAACGTGGCGTGTACGACGTCGTCAGGGGTGATTGTGTATTTCGCCCTTGGCATCGGAAGTCTCTGGCAAGAAAGGGTGAAACGCGGTCCCGAGGAAATTGTAGCCGGAACTGAATGCGGGACAATGTCACGCAACCGGAAATCTGGACGTCAGCCAATTGAGTGCATCTGAAGGAATGCGAGTCACGAACCGGTGACCATCGCCGCTAGAAGGCAGGGTCGTTTCTTGTCCACATCTCAAAGGCACCGACATTTTGGCCACCTCCGGACCACTCGGATTTGGGGTGCCGTGAATCTGGGTGCAGGTGAAGTCCGGCGACACTCCGCTGGACCGGCTCACGCTCGACCCATTGATCGGCGTCATGCAGAACGTCCACGCGGAGCGAGGCTAGCTGTATTTGATTCGATTCGCTCTTGGCAGCGACACGTTGGACGTGGAGGTAGAGGCTTTTTGGGAATGCGGACGGATCGGACGCTCATGGTCGAACCATGAGCAGCGTGAATGGCCTCGGCACCGAGGCACGACATGTCACGGATTTTGAGCATGTTGATCAAGCTGACAATGTTCAGGATCTCGCACTCGTTTTGCCATGATTCACCCACCATGAGGGGCCTGCTATACTTCCTCCCGCAACACACCAATCTGGCGTTTGGCGGGCTCCTAAGCCCGCCTTGCGTTGTCTCCCGGTGATCGATCCGCGAGCTAGCCGCCGCTGCGTGGCTGGTGTAATCCACTTCCAGATGGCCTTGGTCGTTGCGATTTGGCCAGAAGAGATCTCCAGCGTGGTCCATGCTGACCAAAAGGAATGTTCCAAAGCAACGCCATGAACGGTTCAAGCACGTGTCGCAGACTGAAACGCCATGCTTTTTTCGACCGACGTGTGCTTACAAACGATTGATTGGCGGGATTCCATTGCGTTACCGAGCAGACATCACGGCTGGCTCTCTCAAGGTTGCTGAGAGTCGAGTCATCGCCGACTTGCTGTTGAAGCGGGCCGACGATGATGCATGGAAGGCTGCGCTTCGTGATGAGAACGTGCTGCAAACTCGCTCCCCCAGAACTGCCGACCGGCTCGCCCTGCTGATTCGAGGCCGACTCGAAACCATGGATTCCGGCCTTTGGAAACTGGTCATGGACGGCAATGCCTCTGTCGCCACCCACGCCTGTCTCGCGGCGGCGGTCAAACACAGTGCGTTATTGGCCGACTTTCTGGAACTGGTTGTCAAGGAGCAGTACCGCGTCTTTGCCGAGAAGCTGACCCACCAAATGTGGGACGAATTCATCGCCGATTGCCAGAACCGGGACGCCGAACTCCCGGCGTGGAGTGAATCGACCATTGAGAGGCTCCGCTCCTCGGTCTTCCAAATTTTGCAGCAGGCCGGTTACATCGACAACACCAGGTCGTTGCGACTTCAGACCGTCCATATCGCCGACGAGGTGGTGCGGTACCTACAGAATCATGACGAGGACAGCGTCTTGCGTTGCATTGAGATTGCACCATGAGTGGCCAACTGACCGAACGACTGAACGCCATCTTGCCGAAGCTCACGTCGCCAGATTTTCTGAGCGGCCAGGGGATCGGCAATGAAATTCCGTTTTACGTTTTCGACTACCCGGCTGAAGACGAACTGCGCATCAGAGAGCACTTGGCGTTTCTGGTCGACAAGCTGCCCAAACAGGCACCCGACCTGAAAGTCGTTCACGTCAACCTGTTCGATTTTCTGATCGATTACATCAAGGGGCGGGGCTACTTCGAGAAGTCGCTAGAAAAAGAACGCACGCTGGGCAGCGCCAAGGCCGTCAAGTCGATCAAGGCGATCGCCAGCGCCGAGAAATTGGCCGACCATTTCGCCAAAGAGGTCATGAGTGACCAGCCCGACTTGGTACTGGTCTCGGGTGTCGGTTCATCGTACCCGATCATCCGCACGCACGAATTGCTGAACAACCTGCACAAGCACATGGGGCTCACGCCACTCGTGATGTTCTATCCCGGCGTGTACGACAAGATCACGCTTAAGCTGTTCGGCAAAGCCAGCTTGGCGTTCGATTCATCGTCCAGCGACCGAAAACGCAAAGCCCGATATTACCGAGCATTCCGACTGATCGATTGAGAATACCCACTATGAAAATCAGCGACCTGTTCAAGAAGAACATCGCACGCCCGATCAACGGTGTCGTCAAAGCTGACCAGTTGGATGAAGAGTCCGT
Encoded here:
- a CDS encoding DUF4365 domain-containing protein produces the protein MLPTLSLEAKFLCRADYRNQVERLESKLARSEWRHGNDQGHGLSKKKNIAKREITGNRGIALIHRVVSDMGHLWTPKGLEAGIDGFIELHDDVTSRVGARILQVQSKAGDSYFRSETDSEFTLYCGEPDVD
- a CDS encoding carbon-nitrogen hydrolase family protein; amino-acid sequence: MSSERSRRRFVGESFGVLTATAFGAKSDHAWAGPLDKKRVAAVQMHADLGDVNANMRKASRLANKAVDQGAKVVVLPEFFTSGLGFHPAVLNASRPIDGAPQKMLLDVARRGVWVGGSFLAESGGHVYNTFMLALPDGRVFTHDKDFPTGAVEQHLYAGGDDEQFVSLLKRNGQHPLQPPVPSRSDNNPDGVFRVGNTCVGAAMCWELVRKNTDRRLLKGRVDLILGASGWYGLEPKSAVDALGGTENSWTKNLEQGRAEVSEAPSRLAKMTGAAVIHSNLVGNNWAPRFPSGQKQICRQFYGESQIVERDGTVIQKLSGDAGEGVVVDEITPERIEPPMAIGDGFWHIDMTPQLQAFWYDSFGRDYYLKVTCPQRELMRRRQP
- a CDS encoding type IV secretory system conjugative DNA transfer family protein translates to MGVFDVLRVALGVCVALFVVLSPAIRRHVRARTYRRGRTRVATKKKAGALKEGGLRWGNEYLPESAATSHFLAVGTTGAGKSLVQKRLMRGPLKRIAPGTDSRAIIFDAKNDVAAFLRHQHVSCPVYTLNPFDASSEYPIAVAWDIAADITSPARALNLATSLIPGEKGGSNQYFTDAARQVVAGVIESFIKHSGSRWTFSDLVYGCLSEERIKELLSRDESGRDVLSGFLGDEKTGYQVATTVFSRMSYFKPVAALWQNAEQKLSIRRWLHSESVLLLGANATTKTSLDAINEQVFRVFVEEVDVQSNSKTRRTWVWMDEARLSGSIVSKSDLLPFLAVKGRSRGVCLVVAFQDIEGLREAAGERVANELVAQLSNKALLRAESDGTATWSSKQIGQAEVLEHHTSDSSGFRQSVSAQRVVRDAVLPSEFFNIPPSSRENGVTGYFLSPHFGAQKVTIPGHNIDPVVVPEHVEQLYAITLQPESAQWLANWSPNDRERLGLSLEVEIAGESGEVHRRRKKAKIRVNHGFGKLQMPRANT
- a CDS encoding LamG-like jellyroll fold domain-containing protein, producing MKKRTFVVLTLYLLWTSPTFADIVVFDETTDTVAVNAFPNMSIAATIEAVVRFDTSQVGQGMIYNQWRPNQEDKQFSYNASLDSLGGFLNIGSPSLLSGPVGQDIWRHIAYVYDGAEERMYLDGQLIGSQLSSGNIPDGTSSRQTVIGAIDRSTAPPDTFRSSFIGQMESLRISSVARYSGTTFSPHSGDFSVDADALLIYNFDEMPGSTSITDSVVGATGTFGVGFAGATNPHIIAAVPEPGTMPLLVFGVLALYSRRLRFTRDIKTGLNLSRSPTSDK
- a CDS encoding DUF1819 family protein, with protein sequence MRYRADITAGSLKVAESRVIADLLLKRADDDAWKAALRDENVLQTRSPRTADRLALLIRGRLETMDSGLWKLVMDGNASVATHACLAAAVKHSALLADFLELVVKEQYRVFAEKLTHQMWDEFIADCQNRDAELPAWSESTIERLRSSVFQILQQAGYIDNTRSLRLQTVHIADEVVRYLQNHDEDSVLRCIEIAP
- a CDS encoding DUF1788 domain-containing protein encodes the protein MSGQLTERLNAILPKLTSPDFLSGQGIGNEIPFYVFDYPAEDELRIREHLAFLVDKLPKQAPDLKVVHVNLFDFLIDYIKGRGYFEKSLEKERTLGSAKAVKSIKAIASAEKLADHFAKEVMSDQPDLVLVSGVGSSYPIIRTHELLNNLHKHMGLTPLVMFYPGVYDKITLKLFGKASLAFDSSSSDRKRKARYYRAFRLID